One segment of Candidatus Poribacteria bacterium DNA contains the following:
- a CDS encoding Ldh family oxidoreductase, with protein IVDKDGNPSTDANDFVNGGGHVPFGGHKGYALMMATEFLGRIFTGADAFVDSKHGGPIMRHQGVTFIAFKADLFQPFSDYANRADEMGRRVRAIPPAPGFDEVLMPGDPEVRTRANRQRDG; from the coding sequence GCATCGTCGACAAAGATGGAAATCCCAGCACGGATGCGAACGATTTCGTCAACGGCGGCGGACATGTTCCGTTTGGCGGGCACAAGGGCTACGCCTTGATGATGGCGACAGAGTTTCTGGGAAGAATCTTCACAGGAGCGGACGCCTTTGTTGATTCCAAACACGGCGGTCCAATTATGCGGCACCAAGGCGTAACATTTATTGCTTTCAAAGCAGATCTGTTCCAGCCCTTCTCGGATTATGCAAATCGCGCCGATGAGATGGGACGTCGCGTCCGGGCGATTCCACCGGCACCCGGCTTCGATGAAGTCCTGATGCCCGGCGATCCGGAGGTTCGGACACGCGCCAACCGTCAACGCGATGGTAT